The following are encoded in a window of Bos indicus x Bos taurus breed Angus x Brahman F1 hybrid unplaced genomic scaffold, Bos_hybrid_MaternalHap_v2.0 tig00001989_arrow_arrow_obj, whole genome shotgun sequence genomic DNA:
- the LOC113888799 gene encoding olfactory receptor 13J1-like, with product MEPVNSTEVSEFFLKGFSGYPALEHLLFPLCSAMYLVTLLGNTGIVAVSVLDAHLHTPMYFFLGNLSILDICYTSTFVPLMLVHLLSAQKTISFLGCALQMCLGLSTGSTECLLLTIMAYDRYLAICRPLRYPVLMSHRLCWLLAGAAWVFCLFMSVTETVIAMRLPFCGHRVVSHFACEILAVLKLACGDTSISEVFLLVGAILLLPVPLAFICLSYTLILATTLRVPSAAGRRKAFSTCSAHLAVVMLYYGTVIFMYMKPKSKEARISDEVFTVLYAVVTPMLNPVIYSLRNKEVKEAARKVWGRIQTSR from the coding sequence ATGGAGCCAGTCAACAGCACCGAGGTGTCTGAGTTCTTCCTGAAAGGATTTTCAGGTTACCCTGCCCTGGAGCACCTGCTCTTCCCTCTGTGCTCAGCCATGTACCTGGTGACCCTGCTGGGGAACACAGGCATCGTGGCGGTCAGCGTGCTGGATGCCCACctgcacacacccatgtacttcttcctgggcAACCTCTCCATCCTGGACATCTGCTACACGTCCACTTTTGTCCCCCTGATGCTTGTCCACCTCCTGTCAGCCCAGAAGACCATCTCCTTTCTTGGCTGTGCACTCCAGATGTGTCTGGGTCTGTCTACAGGCTCCACAGAGTGTCTGCTGCTCACCATCATGGCCTATGATCGCTACCTGGCCATCTGCCGGCCCCTTAGGTACCCCGTGCTGATGAGCCACCGGCTCTGCTGGTTGCTGGCGGGAGCCGCCTGGGTCTTCTGTCTCTTCATGTCAGTGACTGAGACAGTCATCGCCATGAGGCTGCCCTTCTGCGGCCACCGTGTGGTCAGTCACTTCGCCTGCGAGATCCTGGCAGTCCTGAAGCTGGCCTGTGGTGACACGTCCATCAGTGAGGTCTTCCTGCTGGTGGGTGCCATCTTGCTGCTGCCCGTGCCCCTGGCCTTCATCTGCCTGTCCTACACGCTTATCCTGGCCACCACCCTGAGGGTACCCTCAGCCGCCGGGCGCCGCAAAGCCTTCTCTACTTGCTCAGCACACCTGGCCGTGGTGATGCTTTACTACGGCACCGTTATCTTCATGTACATGAAACCCAAGAGCAAAGAGGCCCGTATCTCTGACGAGGTCTTCACGGTCCTCTATGctgtggtcacacccatgctgaaccccgtcatctacagcctgaggaacaaggAGGTGAAGGAGGCCGCCAGGAAGGTGTGGGGCAGGATACAGACCTCCAGATGA